The proteins below are encoded in one region of Ascaphus truei isolate aAscTru1 chromosome 10, aAscTru1.hap1, whole genome shotgun sequence:
- the LOC142503344 gene encoding uncharacterized protein LOC142503344, with product FGLATADYYSYPAIEVQGHSSPVRSARNTRTHIYTYTHTHIYTHTHTYIYTHTHTYIYTHTHIYIHTHTYIYTHTHIYIYTHTHTYIYTHTHTHIYIHIHTHTYIYIYIYTHTHTHIYTHTHAHIYTHTHTHTHTYIYTHTHTHIYTHTHTHIYIYIHTHTHTHIYTHTHTHIYIHTHTYIHIHTHTYIYTHTHIYTHTHIYIHTHTHTHIYIHTHTHIYIYTHTHTHTHIYTHTHTHTHIYIHTHTYIYTHTHTHTHIYIHIHTHTHIYIYIYIYIYIYIHTHTHIYIYTHTHIYIHTHTHIYTHTYIYIYTHTHIYIHTHIYIHTHTHIYIHIHTHTHIYIYIYIYIHTHTHTHIYIYTHTHIYIHIHTHTHTHTHIYTHTHTHIYIYIYTHTHTHIYTHTHTHIYIYIYTHTHTYIYTHTYIYTHTHIYTYTHTHIYTHTHTYTHTHIYTHIYTHTHIHTHIYTHTYTHTHTHTYTHTHTHVAE from the coding sequence TTTGGCCTCGCCACTGCCGATTACTATTCATACCCAGCGATTGAAGTGCAGGGCCATTCATCTCCGGTTCGCTCTGCaagaaacacacgcacacatatatacacatacacacacacacatatatatacacacacacacacatatatatatacacacacacacacatatatatacacacacacacacatatatatacacacacacacatatatatacacacacacacacatatatatatacacacacacacacacatatatatacacacacacacacacacacatatatatacacatacacacacacacatatatatatatatatatatacacacacacacacacacacatatatacacatacacacgcacacatatatacacatacacacacacacacacacacatatatatacacacacacacacacacatatatatacacatacacacacacacatatatatatatatacacacacacacacacacacacatatatacacatacacacacacacatatatatacacacacacacatatatacacatacacacacacacatatatatacacacacacacatatatatacacacacacacatatatatacacacacacacacacacacatatatatatacatacacacacacacatatatatatacacacacacacacacacacacacatatatatacacatacacacacacacacacatatatatatacacacacacacatatatatatacacacacacacacacacacacacatatatatacacatacacacacacacacatatatatatatatatatatatatatatatatatatatatacacacacacacacatatatatatatatacacacacacacatatatatacacacacacacacatatatacacacacacatatatatatatatacacacacacacacatatatatacacacacacatatatatacacacacacacacacatatatatacacatacacacacacacacatatatatatatatatatatatatatatacacacacacacacacacacacatatatatatacacacacacacatatatatatacacatacacacacacacacacacacacacacacatatatacacacacacacacacacatatatatatatatatatacacacacacacacacatatatatacacacacacacacacacatatatatatatatatacacacacacacacacatatatatacacacacacatatatatacacacacacacatatatacacatacacacacacacacatatacacacacacacacacatatacacacacacatatatacacacacatatatacacacacacatatacacacacacatatatacacatacatacacacacacacacacacacacatatacacatacacacacacacgttgctgAGTGA